From the Salvelinus fontinalis isolate EN_2023a chromosome 21, ASM2944872v1, whole genome shotgun sequence genome, the window GTACACAATGAGATCTCTGCCTATGTACTGTACCGTAGTCTCGTCATGGATTTGTGAGTGTCCACAGAAATAGAGTGTTCATAGAAGAAGACATTATTAGCAATACAGTAGTGGGTTCGTTGGTGATAGTAGCACTACGGTAGTAAAAGTGACCCTAATTGCAATACTACAGTTGTAACAGTGTCCCCATTAGTAATACTACAGTAGTAAGTGTTGTTCGTCTCTCTCTGTaggctctgggggggggggtgatgctgGGTGATCCTGGCTCAGAAACGAGGGGCTAGCCGGGACATCCAGAGTTGCCATGACAACACCCAGGCTGAGAAGAGGTACTTTAATATcgccggggcggcaggtagcctagtggttaagcgtgttgggccagtaaccgaaaggtcgctggtttgaatccccgagctgactaggtgaaaaatttgttgatgtgcccttgagcaaggcacttaacttctcctgtaaatcactctggattagagcgtctgctaaatgactaaaatgtaaatgaagcCTCACATAGTGACAGACCATCTTCTACTTATACCAATCCACAATGAAAGTAAATAGCAATTTCTGAAATTAATCATGTCATTATTGGAGACACTTAAGGGCATTGTGAATTGTACTATTCGTTTTGCTGTTTGTCTTGCTCATCTCCAGTGGGTCTTGTTGCCAGCGAATGACAAATCCCTTTCATCACTATTCTAAATGCAGATCATAATATAACTGTATCAGAGACAAATAGTAGACTCATCAGTTAGCACCATAGAGAAAGATAGGATTCTAGTGCCCAAAAGCCTGTTATAGCatggcagcgccattgaggaatTTCACTATTTTGAAGtaatcaactgggtgggacttcctatgggttaaggaaggatcacataattccatccagatcaccaggagggatcagccaataatGTATACCTGTGAgtaaacattccataactgcaagtagcagtaaatcaccaaccttgaCCTTATACCCGTTCAAACAAACTAGGTGGCAGtgtgcaccctttcagtttgtttgccaACTCACAGAATTTGGACTACAAAATGGAGACAGTCTCCATGGCGCCGCCCATGTTCTCACAGACGCCAGAATGGGACAGATACAATGACGCGATGTCTAAGTCCATGTTTAGCACCATTTACCAGGGTCATATTCACTTTTTTCTACAGTGTGCGCTAATAAATATGTCCCAGGTCGTAATGAATCGAATCTTTCCTCCTCCTCGGTTTCAGGGCTACTCTACCGCCCTGCGAACTCTGACAACTGCCACCTTCTCCTTCCAGCTGGACAGCTACGAGGCCATGAACCTCCAGCACCAGAACACCCCGCTCAACAAGATGGCTGGCCTCGCCTGATGACGTCACCTCCTGTTCCTAAACTACAAGAAATGGCTAGAGGATTTGAGATTGTTGCACTTCGAAACAGAACAGTTATGGTTTGACAAATCTCAGCATCCAGTTCAAGCATGTGGCATGGGCATGTCACAAGAGACTAGGATTGGACTAATGGACTCTTGTACCGAACAAGAGCACAATTCAGTTGTTATAGTATGTTTCTGTGGAATATACATGATGtttgaatgtaaatgtaaaccaGGAAAGCCACTGTCAATACTCTTGTAAGGGTGTTTGCTGTGCAAACAGATTAATCAAGAACATGGTAGTCCGTGTATGAGGGCATATAGTAGTGCTGCTGAACATATTGTAGTAAAATGTATAGACATTGTATGAAAGATGATCTCGTGATGAAATGTGTCATTTCCATGAGTATATAGAACTATCACACTTCAGGTGTCCACAGCACTGTACACAGACAACTGACCTTGCAAAGGTTTATTATTATGATTAAGTCCCATATGGCTCAGTTGGTATTACATGGAGCTTGCAATTTCAGAGTTTGaatcccacgggggaccagtataaaaaaaaaaagaaaatgtatgcactaaCTACTGCAAGTCActgtaagagcatctgctaattgactaaaatgtaattattAATCATTTGAATTATAGATTCATATAAAAATAAATGGTTTTCTAAAAACAAGATCAATGTGACATTACATGGAATGAGGATTGTTCTGGAaaacattgtttaaaaaaatgaattTTCGCTCGTATCAGCGCATCAATGAAGTCGATCACAGTGGTCTTCACATTTCATACCTCTTTGTACTCATGTGCACAGTAACCTGTAAAGAGAGGCTCAGCTGGGATACCAcgtctggggagggagagagagttaccagtcaagagagaggacaggaagagacagttACCACATTGTATACTACCGTCAAGAGTTGATCATTCTTTTTACtacaactggggggggggggggtcaccatggAATTAAATAGAACAGTAATACAgagatgtaaactcagcaaaaaaagaaacgtctctttctcaggaccctgtctttcaaagatttggatttttacgaattaacttcacagatcttcattgtaaagggtttaaaacactgtttcccatgcttgttcaatagacaattcatgaacatgcacctgtggaatggtcgttaagacactaacagcttacagacggtaggcaattaaggtaacagttatgaaaacttaggacactaaagaggcctttctactgactctgaaaaacaccaaaagaaagatgcccagggtccctgctcatctgtgttaacgtgccttaggcatgctgcaaggaggcatgaggactgcagacgtggccagggcaataaattgcaatgtccgtactgtgagacgtctaagacagcgctacagggagactggatggacagctgattgtcctcgcagtggcaaaccacgtgtaacgacacctgcacaggatcggtacatccgaaacatcacacctgcaggatagGTACAGGATTGCAACaaaaactgcccgagttacaccattaacgcacaattcctccatcagtgctcagactgtccgcaataggctgagagaggctggactgagggcttgtaggcctgttgtaaggcaggtcctcaccagacatcaccggtaacAACGTCGCCtaagggcacaaacccactgtcgctggaccagacaggactggcaaaaagtgctcttcactgacgagtcgcggttttgtctcaccaggggtgatgtcggatttgcgtttatcgtcgaaggaatgagcgttacaccgaggcctgcactctggtgcgggatcgatttggaggtggagggtccgtcatggtctgaggcggtgtgtcacagcatcaccggactgagcttgttgtcattgcaggcaatctcaatgctgggcgttacagggaagatatcctcctccctcatgtggtacccttcctgcaggctcatcctgacatgaccctccagcatgacaatgccaccagccaaagacaggaatgtcagtgttttgccatggccagcgaagagcccggatctcaatcccattgagcacgtctgggacctgttggatctagggctagggccattccccccagaaatgtctgggaacttgcaggtgccttggtggaagagtggggtaacatctcacagcaagaggTGGCAaaactggtgcagtccatgaggagatgcactgcagtacttaatgcagctggtggccacaccagatactgacttacttttgatcccccctttgttcagggacacattattcaatttctgttagtcacatgtctgtggaacttgttcagtttatgtctcagttgttgaaacttgttatgttcatacaaatatttacacgttaagtttgctgaacataaacacagttgacaatgAGGacgaggacgtttatttttttgctgagtttatgtatctCTATGGGCACGACTTACTGGACCATGCGGCAGCGGTGCTTGGCTAGACGACTGTAGGCATCATTTAGGTCCCTCACATCCCCGTCACTCCACAACCGCTCCCCCACAGCACTGGCACGGGGCCTGAGCATAGGAAACACATTATGGGACCAACAGACTTCTTAGTAATAATCTGTAGGCTATAACATTTCTGAACATATGTGTGAGATAGATGAAAGAAAGGAtgtttcattattattattattgatgtGGCGTTGCCTGGTGTACCAGAGTCTAGGGGTCAGGTTGGTAGCATCCACATATTCTCCCCACAGACATGCCTCTCCTCCAATCACCAGCTTTTTCTGGGCATCTGTGCCTGGGTTCAAAGGGTAATTTAGTGGTCAGGGGGTAATCACATTCACATAAACATCATATATGTAAACATTTATGTATGCCAATTTCTGTACTTAATCTTACCACGTGAACACAGTTTTTGGAGGGACATTTTTCTGCTACTTCAATCAACAGGTTTGCATAGTTGCACAGAAATCCAAACCGTGTGACCATCGGCTCATTAGAAAAAAAGCAGATGGCTTTTAGCACGGAGGGGGTTTTCCCTATTCAAACTCAGAAAGTGGGTGACCTCAGAACTGTGTCACATGAATCCACTAGCACTCTAGAACAGCAGGGCCAGGCAACGTCTTTCTTTATCACAAACCATAAAGCAAGTCAATCGCTGTATTGGTCTTTGCTGCCCTACTGTTAATATTGAGTGAGGTattgtcagtggtggaaaaagtacccaattgtcatatttgagaagtaaagataccttaataggaaatgtctcaagtaaaagtgaaagtcatccagtaaaatacgacttgagtaaaagtctaaaactatttggttttaaatatacttaagtatcaaaagtacatggAATTGATCAAATGTATCAAAAGtagaagtataaataatttcaaattcattatattaagcTAACTAGGCagcacgattttcttgttttttcatTTACCgatagtgtgcccctggctaacacataatttacaaatgacacgtgtttagtgagtccgaccagatcagagacagtagcgatgaccagggatgttctcttgataagtgcgtgaattggacccttttcctgtcctgctaagcattcaaaatgtaacaagtacttttgggtgtcagggaaaatgtatggagtaaaatgtaCATTATCCTTCTTTAGGGATGTAGTTGAGTAAAAGTTGGTAATACTATTTATATttaagtacagataccaacaaaaAAAAGAGACTTaagaagtactttaaagtatttttacttaagttctTTACACCACTGGGTTTGTGATGAGTGTTGTGGCCAGTGTGCAAAACGACAAACTAAGAAACCTTAAAATGAACAAGCACCAAATAAGTTGGACATTGTACCAACACAGCAAAGACAAGTAAGAGCCGAGGAATAGTACTTTCCAAGAAATAAAGCCTCTGTCCAAAGCATCtagatgggctgcctgtgtaaacacagccatataggACACACACCATTGAAGTTCTGTGGGTCGGCCTTGTAAGTGGCCTGCCAGTCTTGTCCGTAGGAGATGCGGTTGAGGTACCAGGGTGTGGAGAGCAGGGTCTGGTAGCCTGATGCTGTGACCCTCGTCATCTCAGCATTGTACTGCTGCTGGTTGCCTTTCCACATGTGGATTAGTGAGTCTGCCTTcagctacatacagtagacacacaGATAAACATGCAACATGTGATTGAGAAATAGCCTTAGCAATTAGGGGAATTATTAGTACCAATTAGGGTATAGTACTTCTTTTTGGAGAAAAACATGAAATAGAAAAACAAAATGCCACAGCAGCGCTCTCGTGGATAAGCTTACATCAGGGTACATTCAAGATGCAAAACAACAGAGCAGTGGCCAATAGAAGGAGCGGTCCTCTTGTCAGATGCTTACGGTGGGGTGGTTTTCATCAGTGCATTGGCATTCGTCTCTCTTCGGGGGTAGACATCACAATACAGATGGAGCAAAGTCCAAAGCTGCCTGCATTTGCAAggttttacagtgcattcggaaagtattcagacgctttgatTTCCCCcaaattttgttacagccttattctaaaatagatcaaatagtccccccccccctcaaactacacacaataccacataatgcaaagcaaaagcaggtttttaaCAATTTTTGCATgaattaacataagtattcagactctttactcagtactttgttgaagcacctttggcagcgattacaaccgagacttcttgggtatgacgctacaagcttggcacacctgtatttggggagtttcttccattcttctctgcagattcctctcaagctctgtcaggttggatcgaGAGCGTCGCTgtacagatattttcaggtctctccagagatgtttgatcgggttaaagtctgggctctggctgggccactcaaggacattcagagacttgtcccgtaaccactcctgtgttgttttggctgtgtgcttagggtcgttgtcctgttggaaattGAACCTTCGACCcagaggttctgagcgctctggaccaggttttcatcaaggatctctgtactttgtttcgttcatctttccctcgagccCGAGTCTCCaattccctgccgctgaaaaacatccccaaagcttgatgctgccaccaccatgcttcaccgtagtgatggtttcaggtttcttccagatgtgacgcttggcattcaggtctaaagagttcaatcttggtttcatcagagcagagaatcttggactctcagaccatgagaaactttaggtgcctttcggcaaactccaagcgggctgtcatgtgccttttactgaggagagccttccgtctggccactctaccatgatgGTCTAATTGGtcgagtgctgcatagatggttgtccttctggaaggttctcccatctccatagatgaacaatggagctctgtcagaatggccattgggttcttggtcatctccctgacaaaagctcttctcccctgattgcttagtttggccaaggggccagctctaggaagagtattggtggttccaaacttctaccatttaaaaatggaggccacggtgttcttcgcgaccttcaatgctgcagaatttttttgccacccatccccagatctgtgcctcaacacaatcctatcTCAGAAATCTACGGACAATTAAtttgaccttatggcttggtgggaccttatatagaaagatgtgtgcctttccaaatcatgtccaatcaacttgtagaaacatcaaggatgatcaatggaaacaggatgcaccagagcccAATTTCgagatatatatttttatacatttacaaaaatttctaaaaacctattttcgctttgtcagtatggggtattgtatgtagattgatgaggattttttatttatttaatcaattttagaataaggctgtaacgtaacacaatgtggaaaaagggaagggttctgaatactttctgaacgcaTTGCATGTCAACTTCTTGCTCATAATGTTTAACATGTTACAGTGTTACTGGTCTTGAATGTAACGCTGATTTAAGAGAAGCATTGTACAGCTGAAAAACAACGCATCCTGAATGCCAAGTGAACATTTATAGAAAGGAAAATAACTGACAATGTAGGAATTGTCAGGGATAGTATTTGGAAAGTAATACACTGCAACAAGCCATGAAGATGTATACTTCAGGCCACCTGTCAACATTGTAATACAGTGTTTCTCAATaatggtcctggggacccaaaggggtatTTTAACTTTTTGCCCTAAaattacacagctgattcaaatgatcaactcatcatcaagctttgatgatATGAATAAGGTTTTTAGTGGTAAGGCAAAAACCAAAATACCCCTTCGGGACCCCAAGACCAGGATGGAGAAACATTTGTAATAGACACTTTTTTAACTGAATAGGCTGCTCTCAAAACCAGCTAGAGCCAAACCCGCCTTCCAACAGTCACCATCTCCCTACAACACAACCTTCTTCCAGAGAGCAGAGATTTCGATACAGCTGTGCAATATTAAAGCGCAAACCTGTTGAGTGAGGTCTTTTAGTTTTGAATCACTATTTTGGCATTTTCAGCCTTGGCGTGTTAGGCCAAAACACAGGGCAATTTCCATATATTTTACACACGTTGAGAGTATAAAAACACCATCTGATGAAGCCAACTGACCCTTGAAGCTGAGCGGCTCGGCTCTGTAGTACTTCTGCCAGTCCTGTCCATAGCTAATGTAGTCTAGGTACCAGGGGGCGGAGAGGATGGTGGTGAAGCCTGCCTCCGTCACCTTCTGAAGCTCCTCCTCCACCTTGTTCCCCATCCACACATGCACTACCgtgtccgacttcaactgcaagtATTAAACTGATTTGTTAGACTCAGAAAACATGTTTGTCTGTGTATTATTTGTGGATGTGGTCATCAGACTTGGGTTTCAAATGGCCGATCGATTCAAATACATTGAGCGTTTGCTTGAGTCTGATGGGAATTTGATTAAGCTTCCTCGAATCCCCTCTCTGCCGGGGGGGCCAGATGGGTGGTATTTTCAGTTTTGGGACATTTCTTTTGGTCTATTAATCCAGGCAAGCTCAAACAGACACAGATAGACTTATGTGTGTGAACCAAGTTCTGTTGGTTATCTGATAGAGTTGGAAAGGAAAAGCTAATACCAACAGGGGGAAACTATAGAAGCTAAATGTACTACTATGTAAACACCAGGCAAGAAGTGAGTAGGGTAACTGAAGATATTTTGATTAAAGAAATATCCGAATTTGAATTCAGAAAATGACCCTTTGCATTCTAGACAGAGTGGCTGCTTTTCACTCTGCCAGTGCTGATATCTGCTGTTGTTCTGCTACCTTAACACCGTTGTCAAAGACCTCCTGCCAGATCATGTAGCCCTTGTTGATAGTGGTGACGATATCCAAGAGCCTATCATGTGACAGAAAATAACCACATGATAATGTGAATAATTAAGCTTCAGAAAAGAGTGGAAATCAAGGAGAGGAAATCATTGAGAATATATGGATAAGTTAAGGTTTCTCAGGTTGGCCGAATGACTGATCAACGTAATTTGTTTCATTTTAAGGCCATCCAGAGGTCTGAATGAAGCCACACCTCTGGATGTAGAAAGACTCCAGCTTGCTGTAGTCCGTCCCAAAGCCTTGCTGCTCCATGAACTTCTGGATGTCAGGGTTGGACTTCCTGTGGATCACAGAGGCAGAAAGTAGAAGTGTTTTTATTGATGTGCTTGATGTTGGCCAAGACACGGCCTACAGTACGGTTTCTGTGACTTCATTTCCATTGAGTGTCAAACAAGCTAGTGTCACATGGCTGTTGGCTATTGACAATTAGTGTGGTCATACATTTGTAGTGGATGAGCAGTCTGTGGTTAAGTGGGTGCTGAATATGTTAACTGTAACTCCCATTGGAAAATGCATGTTAAATGTCCCTGTCTCACCAGCAGCTGAAGTCGACCTCGTCTCCTCCCAGATGGACGTAGGCATCAGGGAACACTGTGCTGACTTCCTTGAAGAACATTCTCATAAAGTCATAGGTGGTGTTGAGCATGGGGTTGACCGGTCCGAATGAACCAGAGGGGCTGGCTCCAGAGTAACAGGGGGTCAGCAGGTCCTTCTGCCCTGGAAGGGGTGAGCATGAGGGGGAGGGAAGCATGAGTGAGAAGGGTGCATTCGAGAGGAAAGGGGAGTTATTTGGTGCAGATAAAACCAATGCAATTTCAGGTAGCTGCATATTTCAGTTAAATTCTTACAAAAAGATATTGAAAATGTGCATGTCTAAAGGACAAAAGACAACCCTGACCCCCTAGAAATGAACCCCTCGATACAGCCAGAAAATGTTCATCTGAATGACCCCACATTCACCTTTGCCCCATGACTGAGTGtgcccaggggtgtcaaactcggGGACAACCCGAATGCCCCTTAGGCGAGCAAACTCGATGATCATCTTCACATCAGAAGGCGTGTACACATGTGTGTACGGGTGGTATGCTCCCTGCAGTCACAGGATAGAAAAAGTTATCTACACACATTTTACATTTATATGAAACATGCATCATTTATGCACGTCCTGTACTTCATGATCACAATGAAGTTTAGACTGGTTATATATCCCTACATCAATGATTACAGATGTGTTAGCAATATGACGGCTCTACCTAGCCCTCCAATAGGCCTTGTGAAGCACCGACCATATTCTTTTCACATTTTACTTTCGCCATATCCCCTTCACCCATCCAGTCCTTTCAGGTGTGTGAAAACTGAAAGCAAAGCAGCTGAAATGGGACCAGGATATCAATAACAACGCCCATCCACTCACATGTTGACTCAGCTGGGGGAAGGTCCGGCTCAGGTAAGGGAAGGAGGGGTCATCTACTATGTGCCAGTGGAACACATTGAATTTGTTCCACGCCATGGCTTCCTGTGTATGGATTGGGGGAGAACATGATGTTTGTTATGAGTATGACGTTATGTTATGCCATTATTAGAAATTGAAAATGATTTGATCATAACGCAAACATTTAACCATAACGAAGTGAACTGAAATCAGGATCCATGTCCTCTCACCAGATTGGCTAAAATGACTTTGATGGGCAGGAAGTGACGAGAGGTGTCCAATAAGAGGCCTCGATGTGCAAACCGTGGGAAGTCGTGAATGTCTGTCCTATTGATGCTTTTCTGTGAAAATAAAACAATTTTAAAATTAAAGTATTATTGAAATATTGGTACAATTTAAACTATTTACATATAATGAATACTGAGTCACTGAGGCCAAAACCACAATGTTGGATTGAAAATAGCTTGCTAAATTGAGGGCAACTGAATGTCCAAATGTGTTGATGCAATACAAACACTTAGAATAATAACAAATGAAAACCAGTGAGGTAGTTTACTTCCGCAATCATACGACTGGTGTTCAGACATGGGTGAGGCCTCCTGGTTGAATGTAGCAAACTATTCACATGGCACTAACGCAAACTTACTGCTCCATATTCATCCTTATACACCAACTGGCTAAAAGTCTCCAGACCTAGCAATTAGGAAACGAGACACAGACAATGGTTAATCAACAGAGTCACAATCGCAACGATTGCAAAGACATGCTTTACAACTAGGGATGTGCACCTTACCATTTCAAGAGGATTCGATATAGGACAGATACGTTTTAGTTTAGTTTGAAACGATTCGTGAGAGTCGGTTtgatatgtggtgtgtgtgtgtaaatgatgtATGTCTATAGTGCATGTACTATGTAGGCTCCTgagttaacctgatgaggacagggggtgctgttgtcactttttctggaaaacgtgtcctttttaaacggcttcctactcaattcttgctcgtacaatatgcatattattattggatagaaaacactctctagtttctataaccgttggaattatgtctctgagtgaaacagaactcattctacagcactttccctgatatggagtgagatttcagaaatcttggcccctgttcccaagtCAGTtgtaaagtccctgtaaatgctatgaggatacaaacactgcctacgtcttcctctagatgtcagtaaggggtgacgctttgaatggagtcgattgcgcaatcagggcctgtataaaacaccaatgaccggaagtagctttcttttcgtctctgcgcctTACGCACGATGGTcgtcggacttgcctccttccaagctgttgtttagccagtaatatttctccggtcatgtttttactcgttataggtgttaaaaacatcattaggtagttaatttgaaccgttttatagcaatttatatccgtttagggcgattttatggcatttctgtctgatgcactttgaggagctgggcacgtttcgagtgcatggtgaacgttagtgggcatttcgacgggactagaggacatctttcgaccaaaagacgattagaccggagaaaggattcattgcccaagattctgatggaagaacagctcatagtaagaactatttatgatgataaatcgtgtttctgtcgaaaaatgttaaacgcttatgccgccattttgtttggtgtagcttcgtttggcgcaacatgtattgaaaagtaaggataatttaaaaaatgtaattcagcgattgcattaagaactaaattgtctatcaatcgctgtccaccctgtattttttagtcaagtttatgagtatttatgtataagactagatcactgtctaatatggcgcccgacattttctgaccagcttggctacttttgtcattgtataaccacgattttggtggctaaatatccacattttcgaacaaactctatatgtatgttgtaatatgatgttacaggagtgtcatctgaagaattctgagaaggttagtgaaaaaattaatacattttggtggtgataatgctatcgctctttttgctgtgaatcaatgctggggtaatgtttgcacatgtgctatgctaatataacgatttattgtgttttcgctgtaagacacttagaatatctgaaatattgtctgtattcacaggatctgtgtctttcaattagtgtacgctgtgtatttaagaaatgttttatgattagtaattaggtaatacacgttgctctctgtatttattctagtcgagttgtgatggtgggtgcaattgtaaactatgatttatacctgaaatatgcacatttttctaacaaaacctatcctataccataaatatgtt encodes:
- the LOC129818141 gene encoding beta-hexosaminidase subunit beta-like isoform X3 gives rise to the protein MAWNKFNVFHWHIVDDPSFPYLSRTFPQLSQHGAYHPYTHVYTPSDVKMIIEFARLRGIRVVPEFDTPGHTQSWGKGQKDLLTPCYSGASPSGSFGPVNPMLNTTYDFMRMFFKEVSTVFPDAYVHLGGDEVDFSCWKSNPDIQKFMEQQGFGTDYSKLESFYIQRLLDIVTTINKGYMIWQEVFDNGVKLKSDTVVHVWMGNKVEEELQKVTEAGFTTILSAPWYLDYISYGQDWQKYYRAEPLSFKGTDAQKKLVIGGEACLWGEYVDATNLTPRLWPRASAVGERLWSDGDVRDLNDAYSRLAKHRCRMVQRGIPAEPLFTGYCAHEYKEV
- the LOC129818141 gene encoding beta-hexosaminidase subunit beta-like isoform X1, coding for MFATLKFAALLLAVVVCWATQDYDYDDAEIDEEPTLGDSPYGSLWPLPQKVQISTAVFKLSGASFHIFDAKESSSGASCRLLQNAYRRYDEYIFTSSRKQGKNKSKKALSSDMSELQVWITSADSECDSYPSVTSDESYKLSVDSPVAVLKAPKVWGALRGLETFSQLVYKDEYGAKSINRTDIHDFPRFAHRGLLLDTSRHFLPIKVILANLEAMAWNKFNVFHWHIVDDPSFPYLSRTFPQLSQHGAYHPYTHVYTPSDVKMIIEFARLRGIRVVPEFDTPGHTQSWGKGQKDLLTPCYSGASPSGSFGPVNPMLNTTYDFMRMFFKEVSTVFPDAYVHLGGDEVDFSCWKSNPDIQKFMEQQGFGTDYSKLESFYIQRLLDIVTTINKGYMIWQEVFDNGVKLKSDTVVHVWMGNKVEEELQKVTEAGFTTILSAPWYLDYISYGQDWQKYYRAEPLSFKGTDAQKKLVIGGEACLWGEYVDATNLTPRLWPRASAVGERLWSDGDVRDLNDAYSRLAKHRCRMVQRGIPAEPLFTGYCAHEYKEV
- the LOC129818141 gene encoding beta-hexosaminidase subunit beta-like isoform X2, with protein sequence MFATLKFAALLLAVVVCWATQDYDYDDAEIDEEPTLGDSPYGSLWPLPQKVQISTAVFKLSGASFHIFDAKESSSGASCRLLQNAYRRYDEYIFTSSRKQGKNKSKKALSSDMSELQVWITSADSECDSYPSVTSDESYKLSVDSPVAVLKAPKVWGALRGLETFSQLVYKDEYGAKSINRTDIHDFPRFAHRGLLLDTSRHFLPIKVILANLEAMAWNKFNVFHWHIVDDPSFPYLSRTFPQLSQHGAYHPYTHVYTPSDVKMIIEFARLRGIRVVPEFDTPGHTQSWGKGQKDLLTPCYSGASPSGSFGPVNPMLNTTYDFMRMFFKEVSTVFPDAYVHLGGDEVDFSCWKSNPDIQKFMEQQGFGTDYSKLESFYIQRLLDIVTTINKGYMIWQEVFDNGVKLKSDTVVHVWMGNKVEEELQKVTEAGFTTILSAPWYLDYISYGQDWQKYYRAEPLSFKAEGRLTNPHVERQPAAVQC